One Thermotoga sp. genomic window, GAGGGCAAGGTTGTAGCCAAGGCCAAGCTTCTTCTGGGGGTGAAAAGATGAAGACGCGTGTGACAAAACTCCTTGGAATAGAGTATCCCATACTCATGGGTGGAATGGCCTGGGCTGGCACTCCCAAACTCGCTGCCGCTGTGTCCGAAGCTGGAGGACTTGGTATCATCGGATCCGGCGCCATGAAACCCGACGACCTGAGAAAGGCGATCTTCGACCTCAGGCAGAGAACGAACAAACCATTCGGCGTAAACGTGATCCTCGTCTCTCCCTGGGTGGACGATCTCGTCAGAGTCTGCGTGGAAGAAAAAGTACCTGTCATCACCTTTGGTGCGGGAAATCCCACAAAGTACATAAAGGAACTGAAAGAAAACGGTATAAAGGTCATTCCGGTTGTGGCCTCGGATTCTCTGGCACGAATGGTTGAAAGAGCGGGAGCTGACGCGGTGATAGCGGAAGGAATGGAATCCGGAGGACACATAGGAGAAGTCACCACCTTTGTCCTCGTCAACAGGGTATCCCGGAGCGTGAAGATTCCTGTGATCGCCGCAGGTGGTATCGCAGATGGTAGAAGTATGGCAGCAGCTTTTGCCCTCGGAGCAGAAGCGATACAGATGGGTACAAGATTCGTTGCGAGCGTAGAGAGCGATGTTCATCCCATCTACAAGGAAAAAATCGTCAAGGCTTCCATAAGGGACACCGTGGTAACCGGTGCGAAACTCGGTCATCCCGCCCGTGTCCTCAGAACCCCCTTTGCAAGAAAGATTCAGGAAATGGAGTTCGAAAACCCGATGCAAGCAGAAGAGATGCTGGTTGGAAGCCTGAGAAGAGCCATTGTTGAAGGGGATCTGGAAAAGGGTTCTTTCATGATGGGACAGAGTGCCGGATTGATCAACGAAATAAAACCTGTGAGACAGATCATAGAAGACATCATGAATGAGTTCAAAGGGACGGTGGAAAAGTTGAGGGGGTTCATTGAAAGATGAAACAACTTGCAAAGGCGGGGATTTTCACTGCTCTCATAGTGGTGGGGGCGTGGATTTCGATTCCAATCGGCCCCGTTCCTTTCACTCTTCAAGTGTTCTTCGTCTTTCTCACGGCGTACATGCTGGGCAAAAAGTACGGAACACTCTCGATTGCAACGTATGTATTGCTCGGTGCCATCGGACTTCCCGTTTTTGCAGGTTTCAAAGGTGGGGCGCAGGTTCTCATTGGGCCCACCGGCGGGTACCTCCTCGGTTTCATCCTAGGGGGCTCTGTAATCGGGCTTCTATCTGAAAAGAGAGAAAAC contains:
- the fabK gene encoding enoyl-[acyl-carrier-protein] reductase FabK, which produces MKTRVTKLLGIEYPILMGGMAWAGTPKLAAAVSEAGGLGIIGSGAMKPDDLRKAIFDLRQRTNKPFGVNVILVSPWVDDLVRVCVEEKVPVITFGAGNPTKYIKELKENGIKVIPVVASDSLARMVERAGADAVIAEGMESGGHIGEVTTFVLVNRVSRSVKIPVIAAGGIADGRSMAAAFALGAEAIQMGTRFVASVESDVHPIYKEKIVKASIRDTVVTGAKLGHPARVLRTPFARKIQEMEFENPMQAEEMLVGSLRRAIVEGDLEKGSFMMGQSAGLINEIKPVRQIIEDIMNEFKGTVEKLRGFIER
- a CDS encoding biotin transporter BioY → MKQLAKAGIFTALIVVGAWISIPIGPVPFTLQVFFVFLTAYMLGKKYGTLSIATYVLLGAIGLPVFAGFKGGAQVLIGPTGGYLLGFILGGSVIGLLSEKRENFIWYLVSGLAGLGTIYLLGVFVLNFYVHDIKKAVALGFTPFVWFDLLKLILAAIIGLRLKRLGVKQ